In Pelagibaculum spongiae, the genomic stretch GAAACTTTAATTCAAACAATTGAAACACAGTTTGGCGCTGCATTAGTTTTTGATATTCACAGCTATAACCATCAGCGGGTTGAAAGAAAAACACCCTTATTTAATATTGGAACTGCCAATATTGATAAAGAAAAATTTATACCGGTGGTTAATTACTTTTCAAGTAAGCTAGCTAAAGTCGAACTAAGAGACATTGACAATCTGACGGCCTGCGACGATGTATTTACTGGTCAAGGTTATTTGGCACAAAGGTTACAGCAAAACTTTTCAAAAACATTAGTTTTGCCGACTGAAATTAAAAAAGTATTTATGGATGAAATAACCGGTGAATCATACCCACTGGTTATTGAGCAGCTATCGCATCAGCTTCGTGACTCTATTACTGCCACTGCGGCTTTTTTTGCCAAAAAATATAGCCGAAAGTCGATAAATAAAAAAAGCGACATGCTACACAACCAGCTAGATCCGCTGGTGCTGGACATTGATAAAAGACTGCATTTGTTGGCAAGGGGTGCCGATACACTCAGTTATGTAAACCCGGTTAATTTACATAAAGAAAAACGTAAATTTCTGGAACGAAAGGGGCAAGTTGCACCCGAATTTCGCTATCGGCAACTGGAAATTGATCCTTATTTATTCAGAGAAGCATTATATCGCTTACCGATTAATCAGATTGACGATTCATCGATACAACAGCTATATCGACAAGTTATCGATATGCTGGCAACTCGAATCGATATGTTGACCAGTGTTGGCCAAGAAAACTTTTTATATAACTCATTAAGGTATTACGGCGAGCCTAATCGAACCGATATGGCTAATGCCCGATTCTTATTACATGCAAGTAATTTTGCCGAAGAAGCGCCCTACGATATTTCGCCGCAACAGGCAGTAGTGTTCTTTGAACAAAAAATTGCGCAATGGGGTATTCCTTGTAAAGTAGAGTTGTCAGGAAAAATTCTTGCCCGGGCGATGGCAGCTTCAAGTAAAAATACTTTACTGGTAAATCGACATGCTCAGTTTAATCTTGCAGGTTTAAATGCACTCACCGAACATGAAGTCGGTATTCACCTAGCAACCACATTAAATGCCAAGGCTCAGCCACTAAAAGTATTTTCTTTAGGGTTACCGGGAAATACGCATTTACAAGAAGGATTTGCAGTTTTATCCGAACATCTATCTGGCAATATGCCATTGTCGCGTTTAAAGACACTGGCTTATCGGGTGATCGCAGTTCACGAAATGGTGCAAAAAAATGATTTTTGCCATACCTGGCATGAATTAGTAGATCATTACCAGCTCGCACCAGAGGCCGCTTTCGATATTTGTGCCCGCGTGCACCGAGGCGGTGGATTTACTAAAGATTTTCTTTATTTAAGAGGTTTGAAAGATGCCTTATCAGTTTGGCAAAAACCGCGCTGGAGAGACTTATTGGTTGGTAAAACAGGATTATCTAGCCAACCAATGATCCAAGAGTTGCTTGACCGAAAAATTATACTACCGCCCCAATGGATTTCACCGGCATTAAGTCAACCGAAAGCCAACGATGATGTAATGAATTATCTAATCAATAGCATCCAATAAAAAAGGGAGTCTTAATGACTCCCTTTTTTATTATATTTTCTTACTAAACTTGCCAATCAGCCGCCCAGAGCTTTTGCTTATCATCAGTAAAATCTTGCCATAACTGCTGATAACTCTGCTTAATTTCCGGATGTAAAGCATCAGGTGCCATTTCTGCCATTGGCTTTAATACGAAGGCATAACGGGTAATTTCTTTTCTTGGCAAGTCGATTTCTGGTCGAATCAACTCGCCGTAAATTAACAGGTCAATATCGAGCGTGCGAGGAGCAAACTTTGCATCTAACCGGGTTCGGTCGTGGTCCGCTTCAATCTGCTTGAATAGCTTGTTCAAGCTATCGGCATCTTGCTCGGCCTGAAAACCAACTACTAGGTTATAAAAATTATCACCAGCGAAGCCAACCGCTTCAGATTCATAAACCGTCGAAATTTCTAACGCGCCAAAATGCTGTTTAAGCGCTTTTAATCCGCCACTAATATTGCGCTTTCGCTGCATATTAGAACCGATAGAAAGATACACCTGTGCCATTACTGCTAGCGCCTCCGCTCTATTTTGACACCCACCGCACCGGCATTGGGTAATATATCAGGCTTGGCAACCTTAATAGTCACCTGTTCAATTGCAGAGTAGCTTTGCAAAATCAATTGTGCCGAATCTTCGGCCAGACTCTCTACCAGCAAATATTCACCATTCTGCGCCAGTTCAGTTACCCGCTCGGCAACCTCTGCATAGCTGACAGTATCTTCAATATTGCCACTCGCTGCGGCTTTCGAGATGTCTGTGGTAAATTCTATGTCCATTGAGACGGTCTGCCTTTGCAACCGTTCATGATCCATGATCCCGATTATCGCCGGGAATTGCAGATCGTGTATAAATACTGTGTCACTCACCCGAAGCCTCCAAAGGAAGTCATGTCGTTATCTGTTTCTGTTATTGCCCTGTTGATGGCCTACCTGCTGGGGTCTTTATCCAGCGCAATTGTGGTTTGCCGCCTAATGGGACTTCCTGACCCACGGGGCGAAGGTTCGGGCAACCCAGGCACCACCAATGTGCTGAGAATTGGTGGCAAGAAAGCCGCCATCTTTACCCTGTTGGGCGATAGCTTCAAGGCACTGATTCCAGTCGCTATCATTCAGCTGCTGGGCGGCTCAGTAGAATTAGCAGCTTGGGGCGGATTCGCCGCTATTATGGGGCATTTGTTTCCGGTTTTCTTTAAATTTCAGGGGGGCAAAGGCGTTGCGACCTGGTTTGGCTTGTTGCTGGGTTTGTATTGGCCACTTGGTTTACTGGCAATTGCCATCTGGCTCAGCATGGCTGTCATTTTTCGCTATTCATCACTGGCCGCGCTCACTGCTGTCGCACTAGTGCCCGTCGCTTGCTTTTGGTTATTACCCAGCGCAATGCTGCCAACCGCATTGATGGCAGTGGTGATTTATATTCGCCATGCCGAGAACATTTCACGGTTAGTTGCCGGTCAAGAGAGTAAAATTGGTAAGAAATCCTGATCTGGCTGATCAAAAACATTAGTCGATTCAATAATTTTGTTACAAAACTGTGAGATAATCTTTTTTTAGCCGAAAAGATTATCTCGGGTTGTTACGCTTATTATGCCAAATCTTAATCATCGAACCAGTTCGCCCAGATCCCTCCTCAAAAAACGCCAAACCAAAGTTCGGTTACGCCGCCATCAAATGCAGTTCTTCTCTCTCAAAAAGCGCCATTATATTGAAGCTGTTGTTGAATCTAGCGCTAAACCTGTAGTTGAAGCTACTGCTGAATTATCAAATGAAGCAACCACAGCAACGCTAGACAACCAAGCACTATGCCCTGATCAGCTCGTGGGGTGAACTAGTATTAGTGATTCAGCTGCTGAAGGTTTTGTCTTTGAGACTTTTGTTCTTGATAATTGCTTGACTGCGCCAAATCCAGCAAGGCTTCAGCGGCAAAGAACGGCTTAATATCATCTTCCAGAATCTGTTTTGCCTGCTCGGTTTGCAATAAATCTGGTTGATAATGCAAAGCTTCAGCTGCCAGCTTTAAACTTTCAATATCAAGTAAACCAAACTGGCGCAATGCTCTGATTTGCGGAATTAAAACGGGCTCCAAGACTGCCCAGTCAGTCGGTGGGTTTGGCAAAGTCAGTAGATGTTCTATCAATTGATTTCGAAGCTGGGTTAATTGCTGAAACTGGATAATTTTTAAATCTGCATCGGTCAGCTGATAAACCATAATGAAATTCCTTTTTATTATTCTGCATTAATCTTAAATTAGCGTTTTTAA encodes the following:
- a CDS encoding flavohemoglobin expression-modulating QEGLA motif protein, whose translation is MQTQTNPLSEQEILSLIRRRRPFTAVHPQGGFMIKIDQYQPYLCTAIHQGESMPQAMEQLCLLDKSQRYYEEDPYTADMIRSMPMMLVGLDSRYAYDLNRPPSRCIYQSAWGKKVWKKAIPARLKDAMQQRHGAFYRVLETLIQTIETQFGAALVFDIHSYNHQRVERKTPLFNIGTANIDKEKFIPVVNYFSSKLAKVELRDIDNLTACDDVFTGQGYLAQRLQQNFSKTLVLPTEIKKVFMDEITGESYPLVIEQLSHQLRDSITATAAFFAKKYSRKSINKKSDMLHNQLDPLVLDIDKRLHLLARGADTLSYVNPVNLHKEKRKFLERKGQVAPEFRYRQLEIDPYLFREALYRLPINQIDDSSIQQLYRQVIDMLATRIDMLTSVGQENFLYNSLRYYGEPNRTDMANARFLLHASNFAEEAPYDISPQQAVVFFEQKIAQWGIPCKVELSGKILARAMAASSKNTLLVNRHAQFNLAGLNALTEHEVGIHLATTLNAKAQPLKVFSLGLPGNTHLQEGFAVLSEHLSGNMPLSRLKTLAYRVIAVHEMVQKNDFCHTWHELVDHYQLAPEAAFDICARVHRGGGFTKDFLYLRGLKDALSVWQKPRWRDLLVGKTGLSSQPMIQELLDRKIILPPQWISPALSQPKANDDVMNYLINSIQ
- a CDS encoding dihydroneopterin aldolase; protein product: MDHERLQRQTVSMDIEFTTDISKAAASGNIEDTVSYAEVAERVTELAQNGEYLLVESLAEDSAQLILQSYSAIEQVTIKVAKPDILPNAGAVGVKIERRR
- the plsY gene encoding glycerol-3-phosphate 1-O-acyltransferase PlsY, with the translated sequence MIHDPDYRRELQIVYKYCVTHPKPPKEVMSLSVSVIALLMAYLLGSLSSAIVVCRLMGLPDPRGEGSGNPGTTNVLRIGGKKAAIFTLLGDSFKALIPVAIIQLLGGSVELAAWGGFAAIMGHLFPVFFKFQGGKGVATWFGLLLGLYWPLGLLAIAIWLSMAVIFRYSSLAALTAVALVPVACFWLLPSAMLPTALMAVVIYIRHAENISRLVAGQESKIGKKS
- the folK gene encoding 2-amino-4-hydroxy-6-hydroxymethyldihydropteridine diphosphokinase — protein: MAQVYLSIGSNMQRKRNISGGLKALKQHFGALEISTVYESEAVGFAGDNFYNLVVGFQAEQDADSLNKLFKQIEADHDRTRLDAKFAPRTLDIDLLIYGELIRPEIDLPRKEITRYAFVLKPMAEMAPDALHPEIKQSYQQLWQDFTDDKQKLWAADWQV